The genomic window CTCTTGGTAAACTTCAGCGAGTCCAGTAGTGGAGCGTCAGAACCCTTTTTTAGCGCTACAACGGCCTTGCGAACGTCTGCGTCTGAGAATTTCCCTGGAACAGTGGCGGAGGTGTATCGCTCGGCCCTATCAGCTCTCGCAGTAGTATCAAGGAGCCAATTAAGGTCATTGAGATCCAGAGTCCACATGGATATCTGGTCAAAAAGATCAGCCTTGGTCGCCTCATCCGATACGATAATTCCACGGCGAAGCAAGAAATCTCTCAAGACATCGTGGGTCACGCGTTGCCGGGAGCTTTCCAGCAAGTCGCGTATATCCTTGTTGTCTGCGAAATACATAGTCATGGACGCTCCTCCATGCCCAACTTCACCTTACTAAACACCTTGATCACATCTGAAATATGCTCAACGCTCACTCGTGCTAAGCGATCACGTACCTCTTGGAGATCGTTGACATCAGCGACGTAGCTATCAACCGCTCTTTTGAATGTTGCAGACGCATTCTCAACAGCATTAGCCATTCGAATCTGTATCTCATCACAATTACTTAGAAGCTGATATCTAAACAAATAGTCCAAGATATACTTAAACTCATCTACGCTTTCTCCGCTTCTTGAATAATAGATCAGAGCACCAGTTGTGGCCTTACCTGACTTACCATCAACTATGTATTCGCAAACAATAAGGGGGCCACAGAGCGTCTCAATAGTTGCGGACCTTGCGTGAGGCTCCCTCGACGGCTCCCCAATTAAATCGGGGTAAAAAAACCAGAACTTTGAATCGTCCGCTGGCAGCTTTTTCTTCCCTCTCAGCACATTAATGTCATTTGCCACTGTTGCAAGGTACGAAACGACATACGGACCAATTACGTGGATCATCGTAGAATCTGTAAGCCCCGTTTTCGCAGAGCTCGATTCAGCGAGCAGCTTATTGAAATCTCCTTTGTATTCGCCATCATGGTTGTATATGAATAGAAGGCCACGTACGTCATCCTTCGTATCCGGCGCCAAGTAGAGATCCTGCCAAGCTTCACTGACGCCCGCGCAGGTGGCGGAAATGCCTAGCGACGCGATCGCCTTGCTAACTTGCTGTTTCGTTATCGAGTCTTTCGCGAAGCTTTTCAGATCAGTTGTGAAATATACCGTAGTGTCGGAATAGGGATGCTTGTATCGGAAGACGACGTCACTTGGATGCGTCGGTTTGTCATGTTCCGGAGTCACGCACTCCCAGTTCTGATCGCTGGGCAAAATCCTTTCCCAGCCGAAAACTTCAAAGATGTCCTCAGACACCTTTTCCGCCATTTTGGCTATATTTGCAGTCTCAGACATCTTTCCCCCTAAAGCATTCTGGCATTTTCATACTTGTTGCAGCTGCCGCCTCAAGCATGGAGGCGCTCCATGCGCCCGCCGGAAGACTATCTAATCCCCTTCTGAATTTCTAGCAAGCCTTTGGTATGCGGGAGTACCTAGGGATGGCGGGCTCGAATCTTACGATCTCAACACAGTCGCTGAAATGCTTCTACATCATCTCGGTTACTCCCGGGTGCACACCAACTCGACACTGAGTAAGGTGTGATGGCAGCCTAGGCAGATAGTTCGGTTGTTGGACGTGCCTTGGGGCCGACCCGAAAGGCATAGAGTGGTCGTGATAAGGGAATCGCTATTCCTCATAGCTATACTCGCGCTAGCTATTGGGCGCACGAGGTCGTAACGATGGGAGCGGCAAAGCACGACTGGATGGAAGCTCAAGAGAGAGGCTGGAACTCACTTGAGAGCAGTACTTGTGAGGACTGCCTGAATCAGGAAGAAATCTGGCGACTGTCTGGTACCAGCACTGATGAGGGCCACTGCGACTACTGCGGTAAGTACGACATCCCGGTTCTACCTGTCGAGCACGTCCAGGAACACCTTTATGAGGTAATTGGAACCTACTACGCCGAGCCTGCAAATGCGGGCACTCCCTGGGCGGATGGAGGGTGGATCATTCCCACTGTGGAGACGGACGATGTTCTGCAGGAACTCGGCTTCTATCCAGTCGACTCGCTGCGCGAGGACATTGTTGATGCTGACCTGACTGAGTATTGGGTTGAGGCCGCTCGCGGACATTGGTCGGATGTTCAGGACGAAGATCTGATGCTCCACTCTTGGGATAGCTTCTCTTATGCAGCAAAGCACAAGACTCGATTCAACTTCCGAAGTATTCGTGGAGATGTACACACGCAGGAGATACCTGTTGCAGACATGCTGGATGTCGTCGGCGCTGAAGTTAGCTCGCTGATCAAGACTCTCGATAGGGGAACGGAGTTCTACAGGGCAAGGTATCTCCCGGCTGCCGAATCTATGTGGGTGTCAGCATCTACAATGGGACCACCACCTAAAGAGCTAGCGACGGCCGGGCGCATGAACCCAGCAGGAATTCCTTACTTCTATGCAGCGTTCGATGTGCAGACCGCCCTTCTGGAGATCGGGCAGGCACCTGAAGGCATGCTACCCGCTGCTGCGGCCTTTCGCACCGAAAAATCAATCAACGTTGTGGACTTCTCAGAGCTCCCCAGTGTCCCGTCCGTCTTTGCAACTGACCTAAGAGCTGAGCGTGTTAGGGCACTATTCTTGAACGGATTCGTGAGGGCAATCACGCGCCCTGTCGAAAAAGATGGGAGAGAGCATATTGACTATGTTCCATCGCAGATTGTTTGTGAATATTTGGCTCAGTCATTTGCACCAGAAGACTGTGCAACCATCGACGGCATAGTCTTCCCCAGTGCAGCCCATCCTAGCGGCGTCAACTTAGTTATTTTCCCTTCAGGGAACCCTTTCGACCTCGATCGGTTCAAAGGAATTTCCTTCTGTAGTGCAGTCGCAATTTGATTGCACCGCTGCAGCCTCAGCCAAAAATTACACACCACCGAGCTACAAGGTGCTTGTTGAGCCCGCTGCGAGCCAGAGGCGGGCAACGGCATTTGGATAGGCGTTGATCCGGATAGCTCAGACGCCAGAATGGTCGACCATATACGGACGTGGTTTCGAAAGGCGATGGCAAATCTCACTGCGCCAGCACCTGCCGAGCTTGACTACCTGAGCACTTGAAGCCAGCGGCTGCTTCTAACCGACTTGCACGCCAGTGTCACTTCTTTTGAGGGAGGAGGGAGCTACACAGCCACGGGTGGAAAGCGCTCCGCGTGTTCCGGATACAGGTCAATCATGAAGAAATCTCGGTGAAACCGCTCTAAAATCGCCGGATCACGGATGATGGCTTCGAGCTCGGCCTGTGACCACGCAACACCTTGCTCTTGAGCGCGAGCTCGTAAGCGCTCGGCCAGACGCTGCACAGCCTCCTGATTAAGATGGTTTTCCGCGTAATCTTCCACGATCAAACGGTAGATGGTTTGCACTGTCAGCTGCCAGAATTCATCCCCCGCACGCGTTGCCCGAAGGGCATCCATCGCCCGCTCCGACGACCGCGTCCGTAGCAACGCTTGATAGAACGCAGAAAGCGACATCTCCAAATCACCGGCTGATATCCGACGTTTGGGTGCCAAGAATGCCCAAAACGGCGCTCGCTGTTCGGCGCGAACAAAGCTAGCGATTGCACCGCCGTAGCAAGCAGCTACCACCGTAATAAGATTCAACCGTGTGGCCACATTGAGGGCGACGAACGAGGGCTTCATGTCGATCCAGGTCAGCGAAGACCCATCAGCAAACTGCAATCCTTCTTCTTGTCCATGGCACTCAATGTGGAGCAACGGCACGTAAGGAGCTCTGGACGCCTGACGAGCAAGCTGGCTCAACAAATCAAGGAAAGCTCGACCAGAGGAAATGCGGAGGTGAGCTATGTGAGGCAATTGACCAATCACCTGCGCCCAATCACGAACATCAGCAAACAGACGCCTTGCAGTATTGAGTTCACCATCCGGGAGCGAATCCACGATGAGAATCTGGTTGAAATTAGCTGTCATCTACTCTCCCGAACCCAAGCCTGCTCCTATGCATCACAGGAACTCTGCCACCTGTGCCGTCATCATCACACCTAAACCCAGTGACTGCAAAACCGCCTGCGACCCAGCTGACTACAATGGTGGCTCTGCCTACTACCGCGCCTACTCCATCAGGCTCGACTCAACGGTCGGTGAGAACAAGGAAGAAGCGCCTCCTCTAACTTCGCAGGACCGCCTCTGTCGCCTGGCATTGATGCCAGAGCTCGGCCATCACATCTCTCCCTACGCAGCTCAAACCAGACCATCGAGTGTTCGCCAGCTATTTTCCGTGGTGCCAGCTCGACCGCGTCGATCTAGCAACCGCGCCCTCATGCCTGCAGCCTGCGGTCCAGCGACGTCGGCACGATAAGTATCACCTATCATGAGCACCTCGCTGGCTGGCACACCGCAATCCGCACTGGCGGGACGCTGCGCCATGCATGCCGCAGCCCGGCCGGTGTCGCCTGCTAATCTTGCCCACCCAACCCGGTGCCGCCCGCCACCCTCGCTCTCATGTCCGATCTCCACGACAGCACAGCCCTGCATTACCGCCTGGACGATCTGCGCATCGACGTGGCCAGGCAGCGTGTGCTGCGCGATGACGGCCAACTGCTGGACGTCA from Stenotrophomonas nitritireducens includes these protein-coding regions:
- a CDS encoding HAD hydrolase-like protein, giving the protein MQGCAVVEIGHESEGGGRHRVGWARLAGDTGRAAACMAQRPASADCGVPASEVLMIGDTYRADVAGPQAAGMRARLLDRRGRAGTTENSWRTLDGLV
- a CDS encoding HEPN-associated N-terminal domain-containing protein — translated: MGAAKHDWMEAQERGWNSLESSTCEDCLNQEEIWRLSGTSTDEGHCDYCGKYDIPVLPVEHVQEHLYEVIGTYYAEPANAGTPWADGGWIIPTVETDDVLQELGFYPVDSLREDIVDADLTEYWVEAARGHWSDVQDEDLMLHSWDSFSYAAKHKTRFNFRSIRGDVHTQEIPVADMLDVVGAEVSSLIKTLDRGTEFYRARYLPAAESMWVSASTMGPPPKELATAGRMNPAGIPYFYAAFDVQTALLEIGQAPEGMLPAAAAFRTEKSINVVDFSELPSVPSVFATDLRAERVRALFLNGFVRAITRPVEKDGREHIDYVPSQIVCEYLAQSFAPEDCATIDGIVFPSAAHPSGVNLVIFPSGNPFDLDRFKGISFCSAVAI